CGGCCACGTCCACGCTCTTGTCGTCCACGGGCAGGTGCAGGGCGTCGCCGGCGCGCAGGTCAATAAAATCGCTTTTAAACCAAGCATTCTGCTCCTCAGCCGTTTGCATGTTGTCGCGCGAAGCGTCGAGCATCTCGTTCACCACGTCCACGCCGATTACGGCGCCCGGCCGGCGGCTGAAGTACGCGAACTGAAGCAGCTCCATGCCGCCGCCCACGCCCACGTAGAGCACGGTGGGCGAGTTGGTGAGGTCGCGCGGGTTCACGGTGCTGCCGCAGCCGTAGTTCATGCTCAGCATCCGCTGCGGAATGCTGAGGCCAGGCAGCTGCCACACGGGGTTGGTGGTGCAGCAAAGGCCCACCTGGGGCTCCTGGGCCGCCTGGCGGTACACGTCGGCAGTGGTATCTAAGTAGCTCATCTCAAGATTTTGGGGGGATAATCAGGGCAATATTACGGCGGGGGTGGGGCCCCGCGCAAAAGGCGTTTGAACAAGCCTACTGCTTGTTTAGATTCCAGTTGTAGTCCAGGTAAGAAATCTTGGTGCTGCCATCAATTTTGGCAGATGAGTAGCGGTTCACCCATTTCACCACCGACTGGCCGTTTTTCTCCCAATCGCCTTTGTACCAGTCGAAATATTTAGAGAGCTGGGCGTCTGATTTGCTGATTTTGTTCTTGGCCGGGTTATTTAGGAAGTCGCGGCCCTGGTCGTCGAGCTGTTTTTCGAGGGCGGCGGCCGTGTAGGCTTCGTTGCGCAGGCGCGGGCACGAGATGGAGGCGCACACCAGCGTAAAGTGGATGCGCGGGTCGTCAAATTTTTTGCGCAGGATGCCGTGCTCGATGTTGTCGAGGCTCATTTTTTCGCCCCCGATGCTGAAAAACTTGGCCGCCCAGGGCGTAGTCACGAACGGAATTTTAATTTTCGACCCAATGTCCTTGATGCTCGTCAGCGGGTAGTGGTCGAGGATGAGGCGGATGGTATAGGCGTTGTACGCGTTTATCCAGTAGGCCATCTGGTCGTTTTTGGACCAGTTGGCGGCG
This genomic stretch from Hymenobacter sp. PAMC 26628 harbors:
- a CDS encoding DUF547 domain-containing protein codes for the protein MKTSTIAALALAASTLTAVAVVVPGFNPVPTPTYATPAAGPLVDHSAYDRLLKKHVNAQGLVNYLGFKADEAAFNQYLALLSKNPPAANWSKNDQMAYWINAYNAYTIRLILDHYPLTSIKDIGSKIKIPFVTTPWAAKFFSIGGEKMSLDNIEHGILRKKFDDPRIHFTLVCASISCPRLRNEAYTAAALEKQLDDQGRDFLNNPAKNKISKSDAQLSKYFDWYKGDWEKNGQSVVKWVNRYSSAKIDGSTKISYLDYNWNLNKQ